GGCGGGGGCCTCGACCGAGTCTAACTTTGCGCCAGCGTTGGCGGACTCATCGATACTAAGCGCCTCGGCGGTTGTGAAGCCCCTGAACTGGTACGACAGCAATGACAGGAAGCGCTTTTGAAAGTCTCGGGAGAACGCCCCCAGCCAAGTCCTGTCCTGACTGTTCTCAAGCGGCCGGAGCATAACGCAGGTGTGCTCGCCGGTAAGATCGTTGGCAGTCTGCCGCAGGTATACCGGTGAAAATGCCGAGCGCTTCCAAAACTTGTGGAGAGGCTTCGTCAGACCGTAGCTGACACCAATGTAGTCCAGAGCCTCCGGTCTCTTCTCTCTCAACTTGGCAAACAGCGGCGGCATATTCGCCTGGTCGCGGATCTTGATCTCCTCGCTCAGTAGCGACGCCTTGGCCAACTCGGCATCGGTGGCCCGATGCATCTTCTCCTCCATGacctggtcgtcgtcctcggacaGGGAGGCAAAGCGACCCTCATAGTAGTCGGTCAGGAGCTCCAGAGCCTTTGATCCGTAGCCCATAGACACGTACTCTGGGTTGGTCGCTATCCGTACGACACGGGCGCCGGAGAGGGAAGCAAAGTCCTCGTCCTGGAATTGCTGGCTCACCAACCAGGGGATGAGATCGCCATGAGGCCGCTGGCCACGGCTCAGGCTGTTAAGAACGCTCTGTCTGCTAATCTTGCCTTCCAGCGCGACCTGGATGACGCACAGGGGCTCGGGCAGCTTGCCGGTATCCTCCACGTTCGGGGGGACCAGGACGAAGAGCTCATGCGCCGGCGCATCGCTCATGAGCTGCAAGTCATCGGGCGAGTTCTTGTAGTGGCTTGCGACGTACAGCGCCACCATTTGTTGGAGGAATGCTTCGGAGACGGGGtggaaggagaagagggtgtcGCGGTTGACGGCCAAAAGCTCGCACTGATTGGGGTCAGGGCAGCCATGAACGTTagccttggccttgggcaGTGTTGCGTCTAGGCACAGGAGCTTGTTCAGCCACTTCTCCACAGCATCGCCCTTGGCATATCGGATGGGCTCGGACAGAGTGATTTCACGCAGCTTCCTTGCAGCCTGGTACTCTTCCGTCTTGGCAGCCTTGCCGGTTGACCTATCAGCCAGTTCGGTGTCACCGTTGGTGATGGAAGCGGATCGCGATTGCTCTCGCAGCTGCTTGATGAGCTTGAGAGACAGAGACCGACCGGTTCCCTCGTAGCCGTTGATGGTGGAGGCCATGAAGACCAGGTAGGGTCCCATAAGCTTGCGCacgaggggaaggggaatgGCAGCCGCCTCATCAATAACAAGCAGCTCGGCTTGACCCAAAACATGGGAATCTTGGGGCCGAATATACTGAATGGTCTGGCGGTGCTGCCGGTGAATATTTACTCGCACAATCGCCTTGTTAAAGTCGGGGTTTGTGCTCTGGATGATGGAATAGTCGGCATGATCGGCGTAACCAAGTGCATCGAAGCCCTTGAAAATGAACTCGAACAAGGTCTTCAAGTTTTCTGGTGATGGGGAAGTGATGAAAATATTGCTGTATCCGTacgccacggcggcggcaatggcgacACCCATGGCAGCAGACTTGCCTCGACCTCTGGCGGCAGTAAGCGCGACGGTGCTCCTCAGAGTCTTCTCGGAGATGGCTTCCGTGAAGGTGAGAAGCGCCTTTGCCTGGTCCACGGTACGCGCGAGCGAGATGAGCGACCCGACCGGCTGCCTCTCCTGGTTCTCGTCCttgatgccgtcgagctcaaTCTGCTGCTCCGTCTTGGGCTGATCCAggtccggcggcgggagggccttgacgtccttgccgcccgaTATGGGCAGCACGTTTAGCTCATCATCAATAACCAGACAAGACTCGCAGCGACCCAGAGACAGCAGGAAACGCTCGTTGAACCGCGCGACGACATCGGTGTGGGCCTCGGTCCTGTACCGAGAGTGGACGTCCATGGACAGGTTGTAGAGCTGTCGCAGACTGTTCATGCCCTTGAGCAGCAtgacgacaaggccgccgccctcgaccgtctcgatTGTTCGTGCCAGGATATTGGGCGTGAGCGCCTCAAAGTCTTGCAGAATGCACATGCCAAAGGTGTTTCCCAGAATCTTGTCCGTCTCCTTGTAGTATGTGTATCGGATATTGTGCAGCGACA
This region of Purpureocillium takamizusanense chromosome 9, complete sequence genomic DNA includes:
- the NAT10 gene encoding Aminoacyl-tRNA hydrolase (COG:S~BUSCO:EOG09260ETR~TransMembrane:1 (i292-311o)~EggNog:ENOG503NU7C) — encoded protein: MSRKQVDQRIQTLIRNGLQEKKRSFFVVVGDRSKDVIVHLHYIMSSMDIKQNKSVLWAYKNKLLGFTSHRKKREQKIKKEIKRGIREANSEDPFELFVSLHNIRYTYYKETDKILGNTFGMCILQDFEALTPNILARTIETVEGGGLVVMLLKGMNSLRQLYNLSMDVHSRYRTEAHTDVVARFNERFLLSLGRCESCLVIDDELNVLPISGGKDVKALPPPDLDQPKTEQQIELDGIKDENQERQPVGSLISLARTVDQAKALLTFTEAISEKTLRSTVALTAARGRGKSAAMGVAIAAAVAYGYSNIFITSPSPENLKTLFEFIFKGFDALGYADHADYSIIQSTNPDFNKAIVRVNIHRQHRQTIQYIRPQDSHVLGQAELLVIDEAAAIPLPLVRKLMGPYLVFMASTINGYEGTGRSLSLKLIKQLREQSRSASITNGDTELADRSTGKAAKTEEYQAARKLREITLSEPIRYAKGDAVEKWLNKLLCLDATLPKAKANVHGCPDPNQCELLAVNRDTLFSFHPVSEAFLQQMVALYVASHYKNSPDDLQLMSDAPAHELFVLVPPNVEDTGKLPEPLCVIQVALEGKISRQSVLNSLSRGQRPHGDLIPWLVSQQFQDEDFASLSGARVVRIATNPEYVSMGYGSKALELLTDYYEGRFASLSEDDDQVMEEKMHRATDAELAKASLLSEEIKIRDQANMPPLFAKLREKRPEALDYIGVSYGLTKPLHKFWKRSAFSPVYLRQTANDLTGEHTCVMLRPLENSQDRTWLGAFSRDFQKRFLSLLSYQFRGFTTAEALSIDESANAGAKLDSVEAPAMDKYELDRNFSPFDLKRLESYANNMLDYHVILDMMPVIANLYFSGKLKGDIKLTGLQQCILLGIGLQRKEIDAIGKELDVQPSQLLAMFIKILRKVTAHFGTLVSAAVDAEMPKPEKIGVSRADASGAHDDEVVDERFAPLSTSLDDELEEGGDEALTALRQKQRELIDSLPLDQFEIEGDAPAWAEAEKQVKSATRDGKSNTVVSVKSGKQKRKVGQTAAEVYEEAMGDKSRKKAKKGKKSA